From the Candidatus Eremiobacterota bacterium genome, the window ATGAGATCCACGGAGGTCGCCGCCCATTTCGGCCGGCCGGTCTTCCGGTCATGGCCTTCATAGATGCCTTCGGCGGATTTTTTCCACTGCGTGGACATGCTGAGCAGATTCACAAAAAAGTCATTGCTCAAGGTCCCGGGCCGCGTGGTGAAGACGCCCTTCTTCGATTGGCCGGTATTGGCGTCCAGCACGCGCAACCCTCCCACCAGGACCGTCATCTCCGGAACGCTCAGATCGAGCTGAGAGGCTTTATCGACGAGCATATCGGTGGGAGACCCATAGCTCTTTTTGCTGTAGTAGTTGCGGAATCCGTCCGCGGCCGGCTCAAGCACGGCGAACGACGCGACGTCCGTGTGTTCCTGGGATGCGTCGGTGCGCCCCGGCATGAAAGGCACTTTAATGTCATAGCCCGCATCCTTGGCCGCCTTCTCGACGGCTGCAGAGCCGCCCAGAACGATCAGATCGGCCAGGGATACTTTAGTGTTATCAGAGCGCGAGTCATTGAAGTCTTTCTGGATCTTTTCGAGCGCTGCGAGCACTTTCTTCAGTTCCTGCGGGTCGTTGGCTTCCCAGTTTTTCTGCGGCTCCAGGCGCACACGCGCCCCGTTCGCCCCGCCGCGCATATCGCTTGCGCGGAAACTCGCGGCAGAGGCCCAGGCCGCCCGGACAAGCTCGGGAACCGTAAGCCCCGAAGCAAGGATCTTCTGTTTCAGCTTCGCGATGTCTTCCTGTCCGATCACGTCACGGCCGGCCGCGGGCAGGGGATCCTGCCAGATCAGTTCCAGATTCGGCACATCCTTCCCGACATAGCGCGAACGCGGCCCCATATCGCGGTGCGTCAGCTTGAACCATGCCCTGGCGAAGGCGTCCTTGAACTCTTCGGGTTTTTCCTGGAAGCGCTTGGCGATCTTGCGGTATTCCGGGTCCTCTTTAAGGGCCAGATCCGTCGTGAACATGACCGGGGCATGGAACTTCCCCTTGACGTGCGCATCGGGCACCATGATCGCGGCGGACTCGTCGGTCGGGATCCACTGTATCGCGCCCGCCGGGCTTTTCGTTTTCTTCCATTCGAATTTGAACAGGTTGTCCAGGTACATCATCGTGAATCTGGCCGGATCCGAGGTCCATGCCCCTTCCAGACCGCTCGAGATGGTATCTTCGGCATTCCCCTTGCCTTCTTTGTTTTTCCATCCGAATCCCTGCTCCTCTATGGGCGCGGCGCCGGGCTCGGGCCCGACATTGCCGGCCACCGGATGAGCGCCGTGCGCTTTACCGAAGGTGTGGCCGCCCGCGATCAGCGCGACGGTCTCCTCGTCGTTCATCGCCATGCGTCCAAAAGACTCACGGATATCCTTCGCCGCCGCAAGCGGGTCCGGGTTGCCGTCCGGCCCCTCCGGATTCACGTAGATCAGTCCCATCTGGACCGCGGCGAGAGGCCCTTTCAATTTCCCCTCTTTGTCGCGGCGATTCCCCTCGAGCCATTTCTTTTCAGACCCCCAATAGACCACATCGGGCTCCCAGTCATCCTCGCGGCCCCCCGCAAAACCGAGGGTCTTGAAACCCATGTTTTCCATGGCGACATTGCCCGTAAGGATCATCAGGTCCGCCCATGAGAGCTTCCTGCCGTACTTCTGCTTGACCGGCCACAGCAGGCGCCGCGCTTTATCCAGGTTCACGTTGTCCGGCCAGCTGTTGAGCGGGTCAAAGCGCTGCTGACCGCCCCCCGCACCGCCGCGCCCGTCTATCGTGCGGTAGGTGCCTGCGCTGTGCCAGGCCATGCGGATAAAGAAAGGCCCGTAATTGCCGTAGTCGGCGGGCCACCAGTCCTGGGAGGTCGTCAGCAGTGCATTGATATCTTTCTTCACCGCGTCAAGGTCGAGGCTTTTGAACTCTTTGGCATAACTGAATGCTTCGCCGTATGGGTTGGACCGGATATCATGGGCGCGAAGGGGGCTCAGGTCCAGCTGCTCCGGCCACCAGAACCGGTTCGATTTTGCCCCCCCTTCTTTTTCCGGCGCGGGTTCCGCGGCCGCCACGGCCACGCATGACAGGGCCAGTAAGGCCGCCATCATCACAATGAACAGGTTGCGCGTTTTCATGAGCTCGATCCTCCTTGTTGGGGTTTTCAGTCCGTGCACACTCTTCCCAGATCTTGTTCCATCCATAGTAATTCGGCATCCCATTGAAAAATCCTGTACTTTCTGGCGGTGGTGTTGCAACAGGCTCAATCATAAGATTCCGGAGTTTTTGAAATGGATTCACTTGAAATTCATTGGAATACCCGGTTTTCACGTGATATTATCAATCAACGTGGTGGATCTGCCAATGGTGTCTGCGGCATGACACCCTGAATTCCCCATCGCCCTCACCCCCGGCAGTCTTCGGAAGAATGATGAAGGTGGCACGCCATCCTCGACAGCCAGAGGCCGGAGTATGATCACCAGGCGAATCCCACGCTGGTCTCCCCCGAGAGGACCCAGGTGCAGGAGGGTTCGCCGGCACCACGGCGTTATTCACCGCGCTGAACGACAGGGAGGTCTCCAGAGGGGTCATATCGAGCTGGGAGAGCGGAAAGAGGTCTGTCATCCCGGGAAGATCACAGGAAATCTTCCGGGATTCACCTTCAAATCACTAAGGGGCACAATATCCTGGGAAAATTTGGTTCCCATAAAAGCCCTCCTGACATGTCTTGTTTATTTAATTATAGCACCAGTTTCCCTCTCATGGCTCCCGTGAAGAGGACTGCCTTTGAAGGTAAAGAAGCCTCGCAGAATGTGCCTGGAGGAGATGTATGACACCGCAGCGGCACAGGGCAATAATTCAAACGCGGTGCTCATGGGCCTCTGCCGGGGTCCTTCCAGGCTTCAGGAACTCGTTGATATCCTCGCCCGTTGAGGCCGTGAGGGTCAGTGCAAGCTCGCCATTTATCAGCTCTTCCATCTCCCCTTTGCTGTAAGTGCTTCCGTCGCTTTCCACCTCGTTGATATGCATCTTCTCAATGCTCTGGGACGCTGACGAAGAGCCTGGAGCACTCGCGTCGAACGGGAAGCTATGGCTCACTGCCCCTTTTTTGCTGTTGGCAATATTTGCCACCGTCTTCCATGAGGATCCGGCATTTTTGCCGCCGGTAAGCCTCCCGGTACAGGTATCATCGATCCGCTTACCCTTGACCGCGGCAATGCTCCTGTCGGCCTTGATGGCTTCCATTACAGGTATTTTTTGATGGGGCCGAGCTCTTTGCCGCTTAAAGGCTTTCTGTTCATTGCAGTTGAGCGCTTCTACAATGCATCGGTGAGGAACAGACTGTACACAATCAGGGCAATACCAGCAAGAGACAGGACCACACCAGTTATATTCAGTGCCTGGATCGAGTCTTTGGTAGCCCCCATGAGAGCTTCCTCGGACTTGGTCGTGATTATGAAGTCCCTGCTCAATACGGCAGGCTTCTGGATGACAGGGCCGTTGTCCGTCTGCAGGACAGGCCCGAAGATATAGACCGGCACTTCCACGGGCAGAACCCACTCACGGAATTTCAAGCCCTTCGTCTGCCCCCTGCCGCTTCCTTCGAGATTCACCTCTGCAAAAGTCGCTTTTCCTGCGGGAACGCCTGGCTCATCTTTTTTCACCGTCTCAATTAACTCCACCTGGGCGCCTTCGGGATCGACGGGAAGCCTGCCGGAGTCATCCCTTACATAGAACCTTGTTCTCACCTCGCGGCTCACAATCGATTCCGTTCCGCGCCGCCTTTTTCTATGGACTCTTCCGGCTGCGTCGGTTTCCTGATGCTCCTCCTCATATTCACGGGTGATGGTGCTTTTATAGCAGACACATTCCCTTCCGCCCACGTCACTTCTGAGGACCTGAATCGGCTCGATGAATCCCTTTATCTCCACGAAAGAGCCGTTCTGCGCATGCATCAGCCCGCTGCAGGGCGAGGTTTCCGTCTCCACAATCGCGATGAGCTTGTTGATCTCCGCGTGGCGGACAACAATGACAATGACGGCCAGTATGATAAGACCGCACCCTGCACACCATATCCACATGCTTTTCATCTCCTTTGACAAAGGGACATCTGCTCAATGCCTTGCGGTCATCCCGGCATTCTGTCCGCTCCCGACAACAGAACACCCGGTGCCGCGCCTAAGGGTTCTTATTGACACCTCCCTGCGCCGCATCGTTTTCAAAACTCTCAATTGTGCCGTTCTGTCGAATTCTTGCCATATAGCTCTTGCCTTTTTCGAAATTTTTCCACTCGGCCTCACGTGATGTTTGATAACAGTAAGCCTTGTTTCTGGGCCCCCTGAAACTCACGATATAGCGTTCCGTCCTGTCGCCTTCTTTCACTTTCGGGCCCACCGCAATGGCAGGCCAGAAAGGAGCATCATCGGTCCCTTCAGTCTTTCTGGTCTCAGTGACAATCCACCTTTTTACGCGGTACGTCACCTTTTCCTTATATACCGGCACATCCTTATAGTGAGGCACCTGCACCGTCCTTGTCTTCTGCACGTCCTTATACACGGGAACAGAGCGGTAGACATCCTTGAAATATCCGTTTCCCATGTTCTGAGTTCCTGTCCTGACCTTTTCAGTGCCCACCTGCACCCTGTCGGTGTAAGTCTCCGTCCTTGTCGAGACGCCGGTCTGAACTTTTTTTATCTCGTAAAGCTCAGTTCTCGTCTTTTTTTGAAAGGCGTCGGCAGGCACCTGGTCTGCCCACTTTGACTCGGAGAGCGTGGTAAAGACCTTCACTTCAGCGGTGCGCTCCCACCTCATTCCGCTCGCCGTCAATGGCTTTATCCGCGGAGAGAACATCAGGTGGCCCGAGATTACCAGAAAGACGACAAGGAAGAGTATTGAGAGGGCGGTAACGGATTTCCCAAGCACAGACCGGTTTTTCAGTTTCTCTTTTTCCTTGAGAAGAGCGCCTGACTGCTGGAAAAAGGAGCGCCTGCCGGCGGCCTGGGAAGCAGTCAGCTCCGCCGCCTGCGGGGTGTCCCACTCATCTGTTCCCGGAGCCTCAGGGCTTTTCTTCTCTTTTCTCAGACGGGTAAAGAGCTTTTCAAAGGCCTCCCCGGCAGTGGCTCCCCTGAAAGTGCTTCCCAGGGCCTCCACTTCAAAGCCGCCGGGAACGGCGGTGAGCACATAATCGAGTTGCCGCCCCTCCTTATCGACATCGTCACGGTAGATTATCTGCTTTCTCCTGGGCGCATCTTCCGCAGGGGCGCCGCAGCCGGAGCAGAACTCGCTGCCTCCCCTGTTGTCGCCGCCGCAGTGGGGGCAGTTCCAGTCGGGTCCGCCATGGGCACGGGCCAGTTCCGTTTCATCAGTGACATATTCGGCATCTTCGGCAAGATAGAACTGCACATCCTTTCCCCGGGGAACACCGCAGCCGCTGCAATGCTTATCATGGCCCCTGTTGCGGCTTCTCCCGCAGTACAGGCAGTCCCAGACCCCTTCTCTCACCGTGTACCTCGGCACCTTGCACTTCCTGCAGGCCTGATCGGCCGGGGAATTTTCATTGAAGCCGCATTCGCGGCACTTCCATTGAGCGGCAGACCCGCTGCTGCAGCGAGCGCAGAGCTTATATCCTGATTGGTTCACCATCCCGCATTGCGGGCAGACGGCTCTCTTCTCCATGGCATCTTTTCCTGGGAGTTCTCCTCATCATTACGCAAAAACTATCTTTTCCGGGAAACCGGCGGACCACTTCCATTTTCCTTTTCACTGCGCCCTGTAAATGATCCTGCCGTCCTTGATCGTTTCCAGCACCCTGATGGACCTCATCTGGTCATTCTCCGCCTTCAAGGGGAGAGAGCTGTTCATCGTGGGGTATGATGCCACTGAATTCGGCCTGAAGGCGGTGAAAGAAGGGGAAATAGACGCCACGATCTCCCAGGAGCCCTATGAAATGAGATAAATCGCCATGAAAGCTCCAGGTTTTATCTCAAGTCTTTCCATGGGTTCCGTCATTTTCCTCTCCCCGCCAGGAGCACCAGTACCGCTTTTTTCACATTCCAGGAAGATTTCGACATTTCGTGAAGATCTCAAGTATACTTTTGATGCAGAGAGGTGCTGCGATGAAAAGAACAAGCCTCATGCTCACCCTGCTGGTGCTCCTGGGCGCCGCGGTCTTCCCACCCCTGGCGGCGGCGGGCGAAGGGGAGCCTGACCGCAGAGGGCCGGTGATAAGGCTTACTGCACTGGATAAAAACGAGGGCCGGTGGACCATCAAGGGCTTTTTTTCTGACTCCCGCTCTGCCATAAAGGATGCCTACCTCTGCGTGCTCGACGGGCATGTGCCTTCGATAAGTGCAATCGCCGCCGATGACAGGGCTTTTGACGCGCCGCGGGAGCAGTTTACCGTGACAATCAAAAGGCCCGATGCCTCCGGGAACAGGGAGCTCTATTTCCAGGTCTCCGACGCGCAGGGAAATATTTCAACCATGGAGATTGCCTTATACCCCTATGCCAACAGCAGGGAGTGGGGCCATCTCACCTACCTGAGCGAAGAGGCCCTTGGTTTTCAGTCCAGCGAATGCGGGAATTTCAGGCTGTTCTCCCGGGAGGACACCGACGGGGCCCTGGTGGAAGGGGTGAGAAAAAAGCTTGTGGAGCTGAAGAACCTCGCCGGAGAGAGTTTCGGTTTTCCCGCCTATAAGAATTTTGACGTGCTGATATATAATCCAGGCAGCGAGGGAGCCCTTACCTTTAAAAACTACCGCGGTCTGATAAAAGGCAATGTCTTCACCTTCCCGCTCCCTTTGCAGGGCAAAAATGACCTGGAGAAGTACAGCTATACACTCCATTACTGGATTCCCCATGAACTGGGGGACCATTCCACGGGGAAACTGGTGAAAAACAGTTTTTCAATGCAGTGGCTTGCCGAGGGGGTGGGAGATTACCTGGCGTACCTCTATGCAAGGAGCTCTTTTCCCGAACAGGCCAGGGAGGGCCTGCGCACCAGGTACAGGAACGTGGACGAGAAAGACCGCCTCAAGACAGTGAACATGCTCGACGGGAGATGGAGCACCTGCCATTATCTTGCAAGCTGCGCCTTTGTCGCCGACCTTGTGAAAAAGAGAGGAACCGGGCCCATCAAGACCGTAATCGAAAAGCTCGGCAGCCTCCCGGAAGAGGAAAGAAGCTCTGAGCGTGCCATCATCCTCCTGAGCGAGGCCCTGGGATATGACATAAGGCCGGAGCTTACCGCCTGCTCATTGAAAAAAGCCGTTCAAATCCTTGAAGACTATCGGTGAATATGATATTGCCTCTTGAGAGGTATTCACAACCGCTGGCAGGCTTGTTTTGCTGTGTAAGGAAAGGAGCACATCCAGCCCAGATGATGATTTTTTTCAGAAAAACCTTGAATTTGAGGTATTCAGCAAGGAATTCTTGCCTTGATGGCTTTTTCTTTTAAACTTGTGGGGAGCCGGAAAAGCAAGCTTCTAGCCTTTCGCAGGCTTTTACGGAGAGCAATGGCTCCGATCTCAAAGTCTCCTGACCGGGAAGCGCTTCCTCCCCCTTTTTCCGAAGGCCCCGGGATTTCTTTGCCCCCCCGCGGCGAAAAGTGACACCGGGTGCAAGAGGACAGGGGCCATTCTCCAATCAGGCAAACGTTTGGAGTTGTCACTCCAGGTGTACCGCACCACAGACAATTCCTACTCACAGAGCATCACTGACGCATCATTCTGCCGGCAGGCATAATGTGCGTCAGTTGATGTTTTGCCCGGAGAAATCCCCTGGCCTCACGGTGCGCGCTCTCCGTCTGCAGGCCCTCGTTTCCGATGTCACCGCGGTCAACAGTGAGCCACCCGACTCAGAGCCATGGGAGCGCGGGCTCATCCCTGTTCCGGGACAAGATCCTTCACGCCCATCGGGTCGAGTATGTTTTTCCGGAACCTCGCGATTCCCCTGCTGCAGACCGTCGCCATCAGCTGCCGGAACAGGGAGACAATCTCTGTAAACTCTTCTCTCGGCATCTTCCTGTTCAGATAGAGATACCTCTCAGGGTCAAACTGAAATATCGGCATCGAGGTGAGGCGTGACCAGTCCATATCCTCGCTCACGATGCCCCTCTCCATCGCTTCATCCCAGACGGCGCTGCCCGGGAAAGGGACAAGGGCAAAGACGCTCACCATGTCAAGCTTCCCGCTGCGGTGATTCTCATAGATGAACTCATAGGTCTCCTTCATGTCGCCGGGGCTTTCATCGGGCGAGCCGATGATAAAGGAGCCTTCAACCTGGATATCTCTTGCGGCCAGCAGATCCAGCGCCCTCTGAACAGTTCTGATGGGCATGTTTCCACTTTTCAGATACCGGAGGATCTTCTCGGAGCCTGACTCTATGCCGATAAAAACGCATTTCACATTCATCTCGCGGTAGATGTCCGCCATCTCTTCATCGATGATATCGGCGCGGCTCGAGACAAAATAGGCCATTTCCCTGTGGAGATTGTGCTCCTTCATCCTGCCGAGCAGGTCGCAAAGCCACTGCTTCTTCATGGAGAGGATCTCGTCCTGGAACAGCACCGCCCCGGTCTGATACTCACTCCTGAGGAAAAGAAGCTCCGAGATGACAGAGTCGAGAGGAAACTTGCGGTAGTGGCTGTCGGGCATCGCGCAGAAACGGCATCGGCAGGGGCATCCCCTGCCACTGAAGATCTGCTTCATTTTCCCGCTGAGGTCCCACAGGCGGCGATCAGGCCGGGGGATCGTGCCCATGTCCTCAATAAGAAGCCTGGGGGGTGTCAGCGTGACCCTGCCCTCATGGTGGTACGCAATTCCCTTTATCTTTTCCAGTGACGCGGCAGTGAAACGCCCCTCCTGAAGAACCAGGCTCACCAGCTCGAGAAATGTCTGCTCGCCTTCGCCGATCACCCCGGCGTCAAAACACCCGGGAAGCGTACGGGGAAGGGCCGAGATGTGGGGGCCTCCGAGTATCACGGGAACGCCGGCCTCTCTCCTGATCCGCTCCGCTTTTGCCGCGGCGCGGGGAAAATGAAAGCTCATGGATGAGATGCCGATGAGATCATAGTCACCGGGCCGGAACGCCTCGTCACCGTTTATAATGGTAAAGGCGAGCTCTTCGTTCAGGTGGTGTCTCACATAAGAGGCGAGATAGCACAGACCGAGCGGGACCGCCATCTCGCTGAAAAAGGTTCCGTGGTCAATGTCCTGCGCGATAAGAAGTATCTTCATATGATTCCTGCAGCATGAAAATGGGGGGCAGACTCTTATAGTAACAGAACGGCAGCGATCATGCAAGCGGGGAGGCTGTGCGAAACAGGGGAACCCGGTATCAGACGCTCATCAGCATGTGGCTTACTTTTCTGCCATTCTCCTCGCACCGTCCTTCCCAGGATCTTTGCCTCAGGCTGCTTTTCAGCCTTTTTTGCGGTGCCCAGGTAAGTGGATTTCACGTACGCCATGGCGCCCCCGCCTTCCTTCTCCAGTGATTCCGCCATCCCCTTATCGAGAAAGACCAGCAGGAGCTCGAACTTCTCTTTTCCCGGCGCGGCATTTTCAGGAAACACGAAGGAGGTCGCGCCGACACCCGCCCTGACGGGAGCTGAAAGGGTCAGGGGGACCTGGAAGGTGAGGCCCCTTTATGGTGGATCTGCGGTGTCTGAGCGCTTCCTGCCGCCGTGAGCGTCAGGAGAAGAAAGGCCGTGAGCATTACAGGGCTCCTCACTCCCCTGGAGCACCCTTCATTCCCCGCCGTTCTTCACCGGGATCCTGAGGCCGTCGATGAGGATCCACTGCCCCTCGTCATCCTCGGAGATCCCCCCGTGGGGTGGCGCGGGGGCCTGGGGCCCCTCCCCCCCGTATTTCTTCCTGAGGGCCTCGTCCTTCAGGGC encodes:
- the katG gene encoding catalase/peroxidase HPI, with translation MKTRNLFIVMMAALLALSCVAVAAAEPAPEKEGGAKSNRFWWPEQLDLSPLRAHDIRSNPYGEAFSYAKEFKSLDLDAVKKDINALLTTSQDWWPADYGNYGPFFIRMAWHSAGTYRTIDGRGGAGGGQQRFDPLNSWPDNVNLDKARRLLWPVKQKYGRKLSWADLMILTGNVAMENMGFKTLGFAGGREDDWEPDVVYWGSEKKWLEGNRRDKEGKLKGPLAAVQMGLIYVNPEGPDGNPDPLAAAKDIRESFGRMAMNDEETVALIAGGHTFGKAHGAHPVAGNVGPEPGAAPIEEQGFGWKNKEGKGNAEDTISSGLEGAWTSDPARFTMMYLDNLFKFEWKKTKSPAGAIQWIPTDESAAIMVPDAHVKGKFHAPVMFTTDLALKEDPEYRKIAKRFQEKPEEFKDAFARAWFKLTHRDMGPRSRYVGKDVPNLELIWQDPLPAAGRDVIGQEDIAKLKQKILASGLTVPELVRAAWASAASFRASDMRGGANGARVRLEPQKNWEANDPQELKKVLAALEKIQKDFNDSRSDNTKVSLADLIVLGGSAAVEKAAKDAGYDIKVPFMPGRTDASQEHTDVASFAVLEPAADGFRNYYSKKSYGSPTDMLVDKASQLDLSVPEMTVLVGGLRVLDANTGQSKKGVFTTRPGTLSNDFFVNLLSMSTQWKKSAEGIYEGHDRKTGRPKWAATSVDLIFGSNSELRAVAEVYASDDSKEKFVRDFVNAWVKVMNLDRFDLRK
- a CDS encoding GIDE domain-containing protein, with product MWIWCAGCGLIILAVIVIVVRHAEINKLIAIVETETSPCSGLMHAQNGSFVEIKGFIEPIQVLRSDVGGRECVCYKSTITREYEEEHQETDAAGRVHRKRRRGTESIVSREVRTRFYVRDDSGRLPVDPEGAQVELIETVKKDEPGVPAGKATFAEVNLEGSGRGQTKGLKFREWVLPVEVPVYIFGPVLQTDNGPVIQKPAVLSRDFIITTKSEEALMGATKDSIQALNITGVVLSLAGIALIVYSLFLTDAL
- a CDS encoding zinc finger protein, whose translation is MEKRAVCPQCGMVNQSGYKLCARCSSGSAAQWKCRECGFNENSPADQACRKCKVPRYTVREGVWDCLYCGRSRNRGHDKHCSGCGVPRGKDVQFYLAEDAEYVTDETELARAHGGPDWNCPHCGGDNRGGSEFCSGCGAPAEDAPRRKQIIYRDDVDKEGRQLDYVLTAVPGGFEVEALGSTFRGATAGEAFEKLFTRLRKEKKSPEAPGTDEWDTPQAAELTASQAAGRRSFFQQSGALLKEKEKLKNRSVLGKSVTALSILFLVVFLVISGHLMFSPRIKPLTASGMRWERTAEVKVFTTLSESKWADQVPADAFQKKTRTELYEIKKVQTGVSTRTETYTDRVQVGTEKVRTGTQNMGNGYFKDVYRSVPVYKDVQKTRTVQVPHYKDVPVYKEKVTYRVKRWIVTETRKTEGTDDAPFWPAIAVGPKVKEGDRTERYIVSFRGPRNKAYCYQTSREAEWKNFEKGKSYMARIRQNGTIESFENDAAQGGVNKNP
- a CDS encoding radical SAM protein — translated: MKILLIAQDIDHGTFFSEMAVPLGLCYLASYVRHHLNEELAFTIINGDEAFRPGDYDLIGISSMSFHFPRAAAKAERIRREAGVPVILGGPHISALPRTLPGCFDAGVIGEGEQTFLELVSLVLQEGRFTAASLEKIKGIAYHHEGRVTLTPPRLLIEDMGTIPRPDRRLWDLSGKMKQIFSGRGCPCRCRFCAMPDSHYRKFPLDSVISELLFLRSEYQTGAVLFQDEILSMKKQWLCDLLGRMKEHNLHREMAYFVSSRADIIDEEMADIYREMNVKCVFIGIESGSEKILRYLKSGNMPIRTVQRALDLLAARDIQVEGSFIIGSPDESPGDMKETYEFIYENHRSGKLDMVSVFALVPFPGSAVWDEAMERGIVSEDMDWSRLTSMPIFQFDPERYLYLNRKMPREEFTEIVSLFRQLMATVCSRGIARFRKNILDPMGVKDLVPEQG